A single Dunckerocampus dactyliophorus isolate RoL2022-P2 chromosome 2, RoL_Ddac_1.1, whole genome shotgun sequence DNA region contains:
- the nif3l1 gene encoding NIF3-like protein 1 isoform X2 has protein sequence MSRLVLTGYKNLKKIFTSRNDRRVSTRSFCAILLTSNNNHQSPAPSLMDLNQVVQVLEYLAPLSLAESWDNVGLLVEPSKPRPVKTILLTNDLTDTVMEEAEAVSCDLIVSYHPPLFQPIKRLVQKDWKQRLVIRALEAGMAVFSPHTSWDSVRGGVNDWLVGGLGHGQVSVLSQAYVTSKHTHIVEFKSRTERLDSLLGELKALDPVTTVQDTHRDDGDCTQVRLRCSDSVLTPVVEKVIQHIISCHSLRILKLEKVPLLDHGQGRLSVLDQPVTVATAVQKMKSHLGLRHLRLALGQGCTQESFVRTVAVCAGSGTSVLKGVQADLYITGEMSHHEVLDAVAKGTSVILSDHSNSERGYLAVFREKLTESLPANVAVMVSKADRDPLVVV, from the exons at GTCTCGCCTGGTATTGACTGGATATAAGaaccttaaaaaaatatttacatcacGCAACGACAGACGGGTTTCCACCAGGTCTTTCTGTGCCATCCTTCTAACGTCGAACAACAACCATCAAAGCCCAGCCCCTAGTCTCATGGATCTAAATCAAGTCGTGCAGGTGTTGGAGTATCTTGCTCCCCTCTCACTGGCTGAGTCATGGGACAATGTGGGCCTCCTGGTGGAGCCAAGCAAGCCGCGGCCTGTGAAAACCATCCTACTCACCAATGACCTCACGGATACCGTCATGGAGGAAGCGGAGGCCGTGAGCTGTGATCTGATTGTGTCATACCACCCTCCGCTCTTTCAACCAATCAAGCGTCTGGTCCAGAAAGACTGGAAGCAACGACTGGTTATCCGTGCTTTGGAGGCTGGGATGGCTGTCTTCTCCCCTCACACATCATGGGACAGCGTTAGAGGAGGAGTTAACGACTGGCTGGTTGGCGGGCTCG GTCATGGTCAAGTCTCTGTGCTGAGTCAGGCCTACGTCACCTcaaaacacactcacatagTGGAGTTCAAAAGCAGGACTGAAAGATTAGATTCTCTTTTGGGGGAACTGAAAGCTTTGGATCCTGTAACAACAGTACAAGATACACACAG AGATGATGGAGACTGCACTCAGGTCAGGCTAAGGTGCAGTGACTCAGTGCTGACCCCTGTTGTTGAAAAAGTGATACAACACATCATTTCCTGCCATTCACTCCGCATTCTGAAGCTAGAAAAG GTACCTCTGTTGGACCACGGCCAAGGGCGACTCAGTGTTTTAGACCAGCCGGTAACTGTGGCAACAGCTGTGCAGAAAATGAAGTCCCACTTGGGTTTGAGACACCTCCGTTTGGCCCTTGGACAGGGGTGCACACAAG AGTCCTTTGTGCGCACCGTTGCTGTGTGTGCTGGATCAGGAACCTCAGTGCTGAAAGGTGTCCAAGCAGACCTCTACATCACAG GGGAAATGTCCCATCATGAGGTGCTGGATGCAGTTGCCAAGGGAACCAGTGTCATCCTTAGTGATCACAGCAACAGCGAGCGTGGCTATCTGGCGGTCTTCCGGGAGAAACTGACTGAAAGTCTTCCTGCCAATGTCGCCGTGATGGTGTCGAAGGCTGACCGGGACCCCTTGGTGGTTGTCTGA
- the nif3l1 gene encoding NIF3-like protein 1 isoform X1, giving the protein MSRLVLTGYKNLKKIFTSRNDRRVSTRSFCAILLTSNNNHQSPAPSLMDLNQVVQVLEYLAPLSLAESWDNVGLLVEPSKPRPVKTILLTNDLTDTVMEEAEAVSCDLIVSYHPPLFQPIKRLVQKDWKQRLVIRALEAGMAVFSPHTSWDSVRGGVNDWLVGGLGHGQVSVLSQAYVTSKHTHIVEFKSRTERLDSLLGELKALDPVTTVQDTHRDDGDCTQVRLRCSDSVLTPVVEKVIQHIISCHSLRILKLEKVPLLDHGQGRLSVLDQPVTVATAVQKMKSHLGLRHLRLALGQGCTQESFVRTVAVCAGSGTSVLKGVQADLYITGEMSHHEVLDAVAKGTSVILSDHSNSERGYLAVFREKLTESLPANVAVMVSKADRDPLVVV; this is encoded by the exons AT GTCTCGCCTGGTATTGACTGGATATAAGaaccttaaaaaaatatttacatcacGCAACGACAGACGGGTTTCCACCAGGTCTTTCTGTGCCATCCTTCTAACGTCGAACAACAACCATCAAAGCCCAGCCCCTAGTCTCATGGATCTAAATCAAGTCGTGCAGGTGTTGGAGTATCTTGCTCCCCTCTCACTGGCTGAGTCATGGGACAATGTGGGCCTCCTGGTGGAGCCAAGCAAGCCGCGGCCTGTGAAAACCATCCTACTCACCAATGACCTCACGGATACCGTCATGGAGGAAGCGGAGGCCGTGAGCTGTGATCTGATTGTGTCATACCACCCTCCGCTCTTTCAACCAATCAAGCGTCTGGTCCAGAAAGACTGGAAGCAACGACTGGTTATCCGTGCTTTGGAGGCTGGGATGGCTGTCTTCTCCCCTCACACATCATGGGACAGCGTTAGAGGAGGAGTTAACGACTGGCTGGTTGGCGGGCTCG GTCATGGTCAAGTCTCTGTGCTGAGTCAGGCCTACGTCACCTcaaaacacactcacatagTGGAGTTCAAAAGCAGGACTGAAAGATTAGATTCTCTTTTGGGGGAACTGAAAGCTTTGGATCCTGTAACAACAGTACAAGATACACACAG AGATGATGGAGACTGCACTCAGGTCAGGCTAAGGTGCAGTGACTCAGTGCTGACCCCTGTTGTTGAAAAAGTGATACAACACATCATTTCCTGCCATTCACTCCGCATTCTGAAGCTAGAAAAG GTACCTCTGTTGGACCACGGCCAAGGGCGACTCAGTGTTTTAGACCAGCCGGTAACTGTGGCAACAGCTGTGCAGAAAATGAAGTCCCACTTGGGTTTGAGACACCTCCGTTTGGCCCTTGGACAGGGGTGCACACAAG AGTCCTTTGTGCGCACCGTTGCTGTGTGTGCTGGATCAGGAACCTCAGTGCTGAAAGGTGTCCAAGCAGACCTCTACATCACAG GGGAAATGTCCCATCATGAGGTGCTGGATGCAGTTGCCAAGGGAACCAGTGTCATCCTTAGTGATCACAGCAACAGCGAGCGTGGCTATCTGGCGGTCTTCCGGGAGAAACTGACTGAAAGTCTTCCTGCCAATGTCGCCGTGATGGTGTCGAAGGCTGACCGGGACCCCTTGGTGGTTGTCTGA
- the nif3l1 gene encoding NIF3-like protein 1 isoform X3: MDLNQVVQVLEYLAPLSLAESWDNVGLLVEPSKPRPVKTILLTNDLTDTVMEEAEAVSCDLIVSYHPPLFQPIKRLVQKDWKQRLVIRALEAGMAVFSPHTSWDSVRGGVNDWLVGGLGHGQVSVLSQAYVTSKHTHIVEFKSRTERLDSLLGELKALDPVTTVQDTHRDDGDCTQVRLRCSDSVLTPVVEKVIQHIISCHSLRILKLEKVPLLDHGQGRLSVLDQPVTVATAVQKMKSHLGLRHLRLALGQGCTQESFVRTVAVCAGSGTSVLKGVQADLYITGEMSHHEVLDAVAKGTSVILSDHSNSERGYLAVFREKLTESLPANVAVMVSKADRDPLVVV, from the exons ATGGATCTAAATCAAGTCGTGCAGGTGTTGGAGTATCTTGCTCCCCTCTCACTGGCTGAGTCATGGGACAATGTGGGCCTCCTGGTGGAGCCAAGCAAGCCGCGGCCTGTGAAAACCATCCTACTCACCAATGACCTCACGGATACCGTCATGGAGGAAGCGGAGGCCGTGAGCTGTGATCTGATTGTGTCATACCACCCTCCGCTCTTTCAACCAATCAAGCGTCTGGTCCAGAAAGACTGGAAGCAACGACTGGTTATCCGTGCTTTGGAGGCTGGGATGGCTGTCTTCTCCCCTCACACATCATGGGACAGCGTTAGAGGAGGAGTTAACGACTGGCTGGTTGGCGGGCTCG GTCATGGTCAAGTCTCTGTGCTGAGTCAGGCCTACGTCACCTcaaaacacactcacatagTGGAGTTCAAAAGCAGGACTGAAAGATTAGATTCTCTTTTGGGGGAACTGAAAGCTTTGGATCCTGTAACAACAGTACAAGATACACACAG AGATGATGGAGACTGCACTCAGGTCAGGCTAAGGTGCAGTGACTCAGTGCTGACCCCTGTTGTTGAAAAAGTGATACAACACATCATTTCCTGCCATTCACTCCGCATTCTGAAGCTAGAAAAG GTACCTCTGTTGGACCACGGCCAAGGGCGACTCAGTGTTTTAGACCAGCCGGTAACTGTGGCAACAGCTGTGCAGAAAATGAAGTCCCACTTGGGTTTGAGACACCTCCGTTTGGCCCTTGGACAGGGGTGCACACAAG AGTCCTTTGTGCGCACCGTTGCTGTGTGTGCTGGATCAGGAACCTCAGTGCTGAAAGGTGTCCAAGCAGACCTCTACATCACAG GGGAAATGTCCCATCATGAGGTGCTGGATGCAGTTGCCAAGGGAACCAGTGTCATCCTTAGTGATCACAGCAACAGCGAGCGTGGCTATCTGGCGGTCTTCCGGGAGAAACTGACTGAAAGTCTTCCTGCCAATGTCGCCGTGATGGTGTCGAAGGCTGACCGGGACCCCTTGGTGGTTGTCTGA